In Armatimonadota bacterium, the following proteins share a genomic window:
- a CDS encoding UPF0312 protein produces the protein MYKPLGVLAVVASWLGVLWAMPAAAQTYQIDPVHTSLVFRVKHMNTAYVYGRFNQVTGSITIDERNPERSSVAIEVDANSVYTANEQRDNHLRSPDFFNTRQFPTITFRSTEVRRVNANTVQVKGNLTIRGVTRPVTANVTLTGKGKNPQGREIIGFETTFTIRRSEFGIRYGLPALGDEVRITLSVEAGRQ, from the coding sequence ATGTACAAACCTTTAGGCGTTTTGGCTGTGGTAGCAAGTTGGCTTGGCGTGCTGTGGGCGATGCCTGCAGCCGCGCAAACTTACCAGATTGACCCGGTACATACCTCGTTGGTGTTTCGGGTAAAGCACATGAACACCGCATACGTCTACGGTCGTTTCAATCAGGTAACCGGCTCTATCACGATCGACGAGCGTAACCCTGAGCGCAGTTCGGTTGCTATTGAGGTAGATGCCAATAGCGTCTACACTGCGAACGAACAGCGCGATAACCACCTGCGCAGTCCGGATTTCTTCAACACGCGACAGTTCCCCACCATCACCTTCCGCAGCACGGAGGTGCGAAGGGTGAACGCGAACACGGTGCAGGTGAAGGGCAACCTGACGATACGCGGCGTCACTCGTCCTGTTACTGCCAACGTTACCCTGACGGGCAAGGGTAAGAACCCGCAGGGGCGCGAAATCATCGGCTTTGAGACCACCTTCACCATCCGGCGCAGCGAATTCGGCATCCGGTACGGACTACCTGCCTTAGGGGACGAGGTGCGCATCACCCTCAGTGTAGAAGCGGGAAGACAGTAG
- a CDS encoding pyridine nucleotide-disulfide oxidoreductase produces MRNTHVVVLGAGFGGLSAVKYLAKDRRVRVTLVDRNNYHLFQPLLYQVAIAGLEAPQVAWPIRAMLRRYPNARFLMGNVESVDPIDKRVWVDGKPVSYDYLVVSLGSTPHDYGIPGVRENAIPLKSLGNAMAIRDRIFSAVEEAVMTIESTRRQALLTFVVVGGGPTGVELAGALAELKRHVLVRDYPEIAPEEMRIVLIEAADRLLGYLSLQASTYTRRVLEQMGVTVTTGAAVSEVSPFGVYLRDGSFIPSYLVIWTAGVKGISIPGLPEGHNGRIPTTPELYIPDLPDIYVVGDLNGLSVAGKPLPQVAPMAKQQGAWAARNILRRLHGQPELPFRYRDKGNLVTIGRNHAVGEVKGVRFAGRLAWLTWLAVHIYYLTGFRNRLMVMGNWIYSYLTYDFAVRVIHRRHQFPYPSEEQTPSDLEPLTNSPS; encoded by the coding sequence ATGCGAAACACACACGTGGTTGTTCTCGGCGCAGGTTTCGGCGGTCTGAGCGCAGTGAAGTATCTGGCAAAAGACCGCCGCGTGCGCGTGACGCTGGTGGATAGAAACAACTACCACCTGTTTCAGCCCCTGCTGTATCAGGTAGCGATTGCCGGTCTGGAGGCTCCACAGGTTGCCTGGCCCATTCGCGCGATGTTACGTCGCTACCCCAATGCCCGCTTCTTGATGGGCAACGTCGAGTCGGTAGACCCGATAGACAAGCGGGTATGGGTAGATGGCAAGCCGGTGTCTTACGATTACCTGGTGGTATCGCTCGGAAGCACCCCGCACGATTACGGTATTCCGGGCGTACGCGAGAATGCCATCCCGCTCAAGTCGCTGGGCAACGCGATGGCTATCCGGGACAGGATATTCAGCGCAGTAGAGGAAGCGGTGATGACAATAGAATCGACGCGCAGGCAGGCGCTGCTCACCTTTGTGGTGGTAGGCGGCGGTCCGACGGGAGTGGAACTGGCAGGTGCGCTGGCGGAGCTGAAAAGGCACGTGCTGGTACGGGATTATCCTGAGATTGCGCCTGAAGAGATGCGCATTGTGCTCATCGAGGCAGCAGACCGCCTGCTCGGTTACCTCTCACTGCAGGCTTCCACTTACACCCGCCGTGTGCTGGAGCAGATGGGAGTAACGGTCACGACAGGTGCTGCGGTCTCAGAAGTAAGCCCCTTCGGGGTTTACCTGAGGGATGGCAGTTTCATCCCCAGCTATCTGGTCATCTGGACAGCAGGCGTCAAGGGAATCAGCATACCTGGCTTGCCAGAAGGACACAACGGACGCATCCCAACCACTCCAGAATTGTATATTCCCGACCTGCCCGATATCTACGTGGTGGGTGATCTAAACGGTCTGTCGGTGGCAGGCAAACCTTTGCCTCAGGTGGCTCCGATGGCAAAGCAGCAGGGTGCCTGGGCAGCACGTAACATCCTGCGACGCCTGCACGGGCAGCCCGAGTTGCCCTTCCGCTATCGCGATAAAGGGAACTTGGTGACCATCGGGCGCAACCACGCTGTTGGCGAGGTGAAAGGCGTTCGCTTCGCAGGTCGTCTGGCTTGGTTGACGTGGCTAGCCGTGCATATCTACTACCTGACCGGTTTTCGCAATCGGCTGATGGTAATGGGGAACTGGATATACAGCTACCTCACTTACGATTTCGCCGTGCGCGTGATTCACCGCAGGCACCAGTTCCCATACCCCTCCGAAGAGCAAACACCTTCGGACCTGGAGCCGCTAACCAACTCGCCTAGTTAA
- the fldA gene encoding flavodoxin, translated as MGKVLVLYDTASGNTRKMAEQVVKGAESVPGTAVRLKSVDEATADDILWCDGIAVGSPTNMGTLSWRMKRWWDEVGGSVWGKVDGKIGCAFSSSGGWGGGAELTCMAILTVLMNFGFLVFGVTDYVGKQFTLHYGAVLAGEPRSENEIASCRRLGERLAQWVAVYADGRKEMHPLSGERS; from the coding sequence ATGGGCAAAGTGCTGGTGCTTTACGATACTGCTTCAGGCAACACGCGCAAGATGGCGGAACAGGTGGTGAAGGGTGCAGAGTCTGTGCCGGGCACTGCAGTGCGCCTAAAGAGTGTGGATGAAGCCACTGCAGATGACATCCTGTGGTGTGATGGTATTGCAGTTGGTTCGCCCACCAACATGGGTACTCTCTCCTGGCGCATGAAGCGCTGGTGGGATGAGGTTGGGGGCAGTGTCTGGGGCAAAGTGGACGGTAAAATCGGCTGTGCCTTTTCCTCATCTGGTGGGTGGGGAGGTGGCGCAGAGTTAACGTGTATGGCTATCCTGACCGTGCTGATGAACTTCGGTTTTCTGGTGTTTGGCGTCACTGACTATGTGGGCAAACAGTTCACTCTGCACTACGGTGCGGTGTTAGCGGGCGAGCCACGTTCGGAAAATGAGATCGCTTCCTGCCGACGACTGGGCGAACGGTTGGCACAGTGGGTTGCGGTGTACGCTGATGGCAGAAAGGAGATGCATCCGCTGAGTGGCGAGCGTTCTTAA
- a CDS encoding erythritol/L-threitol dehydrogenase: MMSSASLPETMQAVRCYAPEDYRLEQIPVPEPRPGEVVVQVEACGICASDVKCFYGNPSIWGDATRPRYVQPPVVPGHEFTGRVVALGEGAAERFGLQVGDRAIAEQIVPCGKCRMCDRGMYWLCRDREIFGFREKAQGGWAQYMRYPANARVYRIPESLPTEQAALIEPLACSMHAVERGQVQFGDVVVIAGMGPLGLGMVACARLKNPALLVALDLRDHRLEVAKRLGADMVLNPSRDDVCAEIKRLTGGYGCDVYIEATGHPQGILLGLDIIRKAGNFVVFSVLQEPVTVDWTILGDVKELNVYGSHLGPYCYPKVIDYLSRGLLKTDGIVTHQLPLSEFRRGVEMVHEARESIKVLLVP, from the coding sequence ATGATGAGCAGTGCCAGTCTACCGGAAACGATGCAAGCGGTGCGTTGCTACGCACCGGAGGACTATCGTCTGGAACAGATACCTGTGCCCGAGCCTCGCCCGGGGGAGGTCGTTGTGCAGGTGGAGGCATGTGGTATCTGCGCCAGTGATGTGAAGTGTTTCTACGGCAACCCTTCTATCTGGGGTGACGCTACACGTCCGCGCTATGTGCAGCCGCCGGTGGTTCCCGGCCATGAGTTCACTGGAAGGGTGGTCGCATTGGGAGAGGGCGCAGCCGAACGTTTTGGTTTGCAAGTGGGCGACCGCGCCATCGCTGAGCAGATTGTGCCTTGTGGCAAGTGCCGGATGTGCGACCGGGGAATGTACTGGCTGTGCCGCGACCGCGAGATTTTCGGCTTCCGCGAGAAGGCGCAGGGTGGTTGGGCGCAGTATATGCGCTATCCTGCCAACGCGCGCGTATATCGTATCCCTGAAAGCCTGCCTACCGAGCAGGCAGCGTTAATTGAGCCGTTGGCGTGCTCGATGCACGCGGTGGAGCGTGGTCAGGTTCAGTTCGGTGATGTGGTGGTTATCGCCGGCATGGGACCTTTAGGGCTGGGTATGGTGGCATGTGCCCGATTGAAGAACCCTGCCCTGCTGGTTGCGCTTGACCTGCGTGACCATCGACTGGAGGTGGCAAAGCGGCTAGGCGCGGACATGGTGCTGAACCCATCGCGCGACGATGTGTGTGCGGAAATCAAGCGGTTAACCGGCGGCTACGGCTGTGACGTGTACATCGAAGCCACCGGACACCCGCAGGGTATCCTGCTGGGGCTGGATATCATCCGCAAAGCGGGCAACTTCGTAGTGTTCAGCGTGCTACAGGAACCGGTTACGGTAGACTGGACGATCTTGGGCGATGTGAAGGAGCTGAACGTATACGGCTCCCATTTGGGTCCCTATTGCTACCCGAAAGTGATAGATTACCTCAGTCGCGGCTTGCTGAAGACGGATGGCATTGTCACCCACCAGCTGCCTCTCTCTGAATTCCGTCGCGGCGTCGAGATGGTACACGAGGCACGAGAGTCGATCAAGGTGCTGCTGGTGCCGTAG
- a CDS encoding FAD:protein FMN transferase: MFRSVLLITLLLLTWHLCGEGRLQAAPLHRYQYSQIAMGVQVTITVYAPDQTTAERACSAAFERIAELEQIMSDYRPDSELMRLCAQAGGAPVRVSEELYFVLKRAVELSRRTEGAFDVTVGPFVQLWRRARRTGQFPTEQELQEAKGRVGYEKMVLNDAERTVQLLVPGMRLDLGGIAKGYILDCALEVLRQHGIRHALLEAGGDIVAGLAPPGTAGWRIKIENASPERQWVYLALGAISSSGDTEQYVEHQGKRYSHIVDPRTGWGLTTRVAATVIARDGITSDSLATALCVLGKERGMRLIRAVPGARAYVRQVNE, translated from the coding sequence ATGTTCCGCTCCGTTCTTCTAATCACTCTGCTCCTGCTGACATGGCATCTTTGCGGAGAGGGCCGCCTGCAGGCAGCGCCTCTGCACCGTTATCAGTATAGCCAGATAGCGATGGGAGTGCAAGTAACCATTACCGTTTATGCACCCGACCAGACGACCGCCGAACGCGCTTGTTCTGCTGCTTTTGAGCGCATCGCCGAGCTGGAACAGATAATGAGCGACTACCGCCCCGATAGTGAACTGATGCGCCTGTGTGCGCAGGCGGGGGGTGCGCCTGTGCGGGTGAGCGAGGAGCTCTACTTCGTGCTGAAGCGAGCGGTAGAACTCTCGCGGCGAACCGAGGGCGCGTTTGACGTGACGGTCGGTCCCTTTGTGCAGCTCTGGCGACGTGCCCGACGCACCGGACAGTTTCCGACAGAGCAGGAGTTGCAGGAGGCGAAAGGACGTGTGGGCTACGAGAAGATGGTGCTGAACGACGCGGAGCGCACGGTGCAACTACTCGTGCCCGGCATGAGACTGGATTTGGGCGGTATCGCCAAGGGCTATATACTGGATTGCGCACTAGAGGTGCTACGACAGCACGGTATCCGCCACGCCCTGCTTGAAGCGGGGGGCGACATCGTAGCCGGGCTGGCTCCACCGGGCACCGCTGGCTGGCGCATCAAGATAGAAAACGCTTCACCGGAACGGCAGTGGGTATATCTGGCATTGGGGGCGATTTCTTCTTCGGGAGATACCGAGCAGTATGTGGAGCATCAGGGTAAGCGATATTCACATATCGTCGACCCGCGTACCGGCTGGGGTTTGACAACGCGGGTGGCAGCAACGGTCATCGCCCGCGACGGCATCACCTCCGATAGTCTTGCTACCGCTCTGTGCGTGCTGGGTAAGGAACGGGGTATGCGACTGATTCGGGCGGTGCCGGGTGCAAGGGCTTATGTCAGGCAGGTAAATGAGTGA
- a CDS encoding beta-glucosidase, with protein sequence MRAVNMMYPTVENLTLSERIGQVLCFGWQDREARTVNAHARALVEEMQVGSVVLLGRNVDSRNPQQIRDTLAELQSLSRIPLFIAIDQEGGTVNRLRAPFHEFPGNMALGATRNPDYAYRQAQAQARELLALGVNWNFAPVMDVNNNPDNPIIGVRSYSADPQLVAEMGTAAICGYQATGLLACAKHFPGHGDTSVDSHLALPVIPGDRERLDSVELVPFRAAIAAGVGAIMSTHILFPALDAERPATISRAILTGLLREEMGYEGLVITDCLEMKAIADTVGTARGAVEALKAGADVVLIAHTLEVQRAAVHMIREAVQSGELPEERLNEAVSRVLAAKRRFLSALPTAEGEPWLDPEHDVLEHEIARASITVVQSAPNEGYRLRRGQTLALVSAHHSLPRLAEEIRRHQEDVIVVQLEPALPYEQVKEALQKVAVAHQCVIATSPPEPWSHTPIDQTKQAELVKALYLKFGERLVVVALREPYDIRRFPEVDNYLCTYGYRPCSLRALADALFGRFVPAGRLP encoded by the coding sequence ATGCGAGCCGTGAACATGATGTACCCAACCGTCGAGAATCTGACCCTTTCCGAGCGCATCGGGCAGGTGTTGTGCTTCGGCTGGCAGGATAGAGAGGCGCGCACCGTAAACGCACATGCTCGAGCTCTGGTAGAGGAGATGCAGGTGGGCAGTGTCGTGTTGCTGGGCAGAAACGTGGATTCGAGAAATCCACAGCAAATCCGCGACACCCTCGCCGAACTGCAAAGCCTGTCGCGTATCCCGCTGTTCATCGCCATTGACCAGGAGGGTGGAACGGTCAACCGTTTGCGTGCGCCCTTCCACGAGTTCCCGGGCAACATGGCGTTAGGTGCAACCCGTAACCCGGATTATGCCTACCGGCAGGCACAAGCACAAGCAAGGGAGCTGCTTGCGCTCGGCGTGAACTGGAACTTCGCGCCGGTAATGGACGTGAACAACAATCCCGATAACCCCATCATTGGTGTACGCTCCTACAGCGCAGACCCGCAACTGGTGGCAGAGATGGGCACGGCGGCGATATGCGGTTATCAAGCGACAGGCTTGCTCGCCTGCGCCAAGCACTTCCCCGGGCATGGCGATACCTCAGTAGACTCGCACCTTGCTTTACCTGTTATCCCCGGCGACCGGGAGCGGCTGGACTCGGTGGAGCTGGTTCCCTTCCGTGCCGCGATTGCCGCAGGCGTCGGAGCCATCATGAGCACGCACATCCTCTTCCCTGCACTGGACGCCGAGCGACCGGCGACGATTTCGCGTGCTATCCTTACCGGGCTCCTCCGCGAAGAGATGGGCTACGAGGGGCTGGTGATTACCGACTGTCTGGAGATGAAAGCCATCGCCGATACAGTGGGCACAGCGCGAGGAGCGGTAGAGGCGCTGAAAGCGGGGGCGGATGTAGTGCTTATCGCACACACGCTGGAGGTGCAGAGGGCGGCGGTGCATATGATTCGCGAAGCCGTGCAAAGCGGCGAGCTGCCTGAAGAGCGATTGAACGAGGCGGTATCGCGCGTGCTAGCAGCCAAGCGCAGGTTTCTGTCCGCCCTACCTACCGCCGAAGGTGAGCCGTGGCTGGATCCCGAGCATGACGTATTAGAGCATGAGATCGCCCGCGCCAGCATTACAGTTGTTCAATCCGCGCCGAACGAGGGCTACCGTCTGCGAAGAGGTCAGACGCTCGCGCTGGTTTCGGCACATCACAGCCTGCCGAGGCTGGCGGAAGAGATTCGTCGTCACCAGGAAGACGTCATCGTCGTGCAACTGGAACCTGCCCTGCCCTATGAACAGGTAAAAGAAGCCCTGCAGAAGGTTGCTGTCGCTCATCAGTGTGTGATAGCCACTTCGCCTCCTGAACCCTGGAGCCACACCCCCATAGATCAGACAAAGCAGGCGGAACTCGTAAAGGCTCTGTACCTGAAGTTTGGGGAACGTTTGGTGGTGGTTGCCCTGCGCGAGCCGTACGACATTCGCCGCTTCCCGGAGGTAGATAACTACCTGTGCACCTACGGCTACCGTCCCTGCTCGCTGCGGGCGTTAGCAGACGCGCTGTTCGGGCGGTTTGTGCCGGCGGGGAGACTACCGTAG
- a CDS encoding lactoylglutathione lyase encodes MSVKGLGNATVTQIAIVVHDIGEACKRWSQILGQPVPNVIITQPGNEVHMTYRGQPSNAQAKLAFFNLGQVQLELIEPIGEPSTWKEALDKNGESVHHIAFWTEDMQASAEFLKEHGIPLIQRGDMGEGQYAYFDAQKQLGVQIELLERVRKVRVE; translated from the coding sequence ATGTCGGTGAAAGGTTTGGGAAATGCCACCGTTACGCAAATCGCGATAGTCGTGCATGACATCGGGGAAGCCTGCAAGCGGTGGTCGCAGATACTGGGCCAACCTGTACCTAACGTCATCATCACCCAGCCGGGCAACGAGGTGCACATGACCTACCGGGGTCAGCCTAGCAACGCGCAGGCGAAACTGGCGTTTTTCAACCTCGGGCAGGTACAGCTGGAGCTGATAGAACCCATCGGTGAGCCCAGTACGTGGAAGGAAGCACTGGACAAGAACGGCGAATCGGTGCACCACATCGCCTTCTGGACAGAGGACATGCAAGCCAGTGCAGAGTTTCTGAAAGAACACGGCATCCCGCTGATTCAACGCGGGGATATGGGAGAAGGACAATACGCTTACTTTGATGCCCAGAAGCAGCTGGGCGTGCAGATAGAGCTGCTGGAGCGGGTGCGCAAAGTGCGGGTGGAATAA